Genomic segment of Tissierellales bacterium:
CATATCTGTCTGTATTTCAGAAAAATAATCTTCAAATACTTTCATTTTAAAACCTCACATCCTTATAAATTTTCTATTGTTACAAAACGATAAATCCCATCTATTATATCCTCAACATCAAAACTAATAGGCCTTAACCCCTTACCATCATAATTAATATTTATATTAACCGCGACTTTTTTTCCTTCCTTAATTGCTTTGCTCCATTGATTTTCTAATTTCTTATATTTACTCAAATTCACCCTACTAGAT
This window contains:
- a CDS encoding DNA/RNA non-specific endonuclease — translated: MNQEKRRLPHNCSTLGKELGDHAGHIAADRFGGSPKLDNLLSQSSRVNLSKYKKLENQWSKAIKEGKKVAVNININYDGKGLRPISFDVEDIIDGIYRFVTIENL